From a region of the Leishmania donovani BPK282A1 complete genome, chromosome 24 genome:
- a CDS encoding ubiquitin-conjugating enzyme e2, putative, giving the protein MSLARLTRERKQLLEAQQCGETAPSTSANTTAASVNSFSAAQGRIRTDMQKLDGVMSEVKMDSMDWYVVHVAYTPVRGIWQGGTFNFRLVFSNDFPYCGPKVRYTGPRRIFHPNIEGDDGKEDWGVCLGIQTEWRPTCTIKDMVVAIEMLFALPNYDDPLPGVAKTAAQILKDEPSRFELIAKRWMGGNYII; this is encoded by the coding sequence ATGAGCTTAGCCCGTCTGACGCGTGAGCGcaagcagctcctcgagGCGCAGCAATGCGGTGAAACGGCGCCGTCCACAAGCgccaacaccaccgccgcctccgtgaactccttcagcgccgcgcagggACGCATTCGCACAGACATGCAGAAGCTGGACGGGGTCATGAGCGAAGTGAAGATGGACTCGATGGACTGGTATGTGGTGCACGTCGCCTACACgccagtgcgtggcatctgGCAAGGTGGCACGTTCAACTTCCGCCTTGTTTTCTCCAACGACTTCCCCTACTGCGGCCCGAAGGTGCGATACACCGGGCCGCGCCGCATCTTCCACCCCAACATcgagggcgacgacggcaaggAGGACTGGGGTGTGTGTCTCGGGATTCAGACCGAGTGGCGGCCGACGTGCACCATCAAGGACATGGTGGTCGCGATTGAGATGCTGTTTGCGCTACCGAACTACGATGACCCGCTCCCAGGCGTGGCGaagacagcggcgcagaTTCTGAAAGACGAGCCGAGTCGTTTTGAGCTGATCGCGAAGCGGTGGATGGGCGGCAACTACATTATCTAG
- a CDS encoding cell division cycle protein, putative encodes MEFRTPARAAHVPTPGTSAAATETLFASPSSPAPRRPGDETPTSVNSSHLRGLSSRSSPLNEYRRHAQNHTRLSPQPLSSQASVDRYVSAPSRQATSMAHFLLTSRERKTPMLIRAAQQHYHLAIRSPSRDPSFDVSSSLEDSYNSLVRYAVDRSSSRHATVASPRSHRSLPRVGSSAMTPSSARLSSVFAKMHLDPSTTLRSSRERSGSSPSLTGVDTSGGCGGQLGDDGRSSPSSAMELEPYTTKLARTLFSDVEQTTVLPVNDTAARPLGMAARSIGGCSHAEEAEEVSSPVKDGTAGLGSRSLLDCSGARRHRADENDGENDDDALEPDWMRNEEDEQALPSSVAIRRHMASLPTRVPLAMSEVNQFGMAEGARFDASLGVVFECNRTRNFTTPSFRVIPHTPERILDAADMEDDFYMNLIDWSATSDVLCVALQNCVYLWDAKTCGITELPRVVSTGGGLHGDGRSGDAQLVCGLNWAPDGYHLAVGRHSGAVEVWDVETQQIVHTYRQHADRTVSLSWEPLGGWLLASGSRDSTVVLRDVRERDTSTSASAASPSSSSSLASATAVLRAHETEVCGLKWSPTGAMLASGGNDNQLLLWDRRSISTGSRSSDTSGVYRHGECQPIFFLNKHTAAVKALSWNPAQPALLASGGGSHDKALRFWNSLTGECVHHINTGSQVCGVVWNRVGTELVTAHGYTDNQLSIWRYPSLRRIANLIGHTSRVLHLALSADGQTVVSAAGDETLRFWRCFPASELRESSPHLHRSAYSSTKGFSFSSSTYGGGVGMSPGGTSASTSSIARARAVATASGRCGSLSQGRDSRSLMNEEIELR; translated from the coding sequence ATGGAGTTCAGAACACCGGCACGAGCTGCGCATGTCCCCACGCccggcaccagcgccgccgcgacggagACTCTCTTTGCCTCCCCATCTTCGCCCGCTCCGCGACGCCCTGGTGATGAGACGCCTACCTCGGTCAACTCCTCCCATCTGCGCGGTCTTtcctcccgctcctcgcCGCTTAACGAGTATCGCAGGCACGCTCAGAACCATACCCGTCTttcaccgcagccgctgtcCTCGCAGGCGTCGGTGGACCGCTACGTCTCAGCCCCTTCGCGACAGGCAACATCGATGGCACACTTTCTCCTGACCTCCCGCGAACGGAAGACGCCAATGCTTATCCgggccgcgcagcagcactatCACCTCGCCATCCGCAGCCCATCGCGTGATCCGTCTTTTGACGTGTCCTCGTCACTGGAGGACTCCTATAACTCCCTGGTCCGGTACGCTGTGGaccgcagctcctcgcgccACGCCACGGTCGCCTCACCGCGATCACACCGGAGCCTTCCACGGGTAGGCAGCTCCGCCATGAcgcccagcagcgcgcggctGAGCAGCGTCTTCGCAAAGATGCATCTCGACCCATCTaccacgctgcgcagcagccgcgaacGCAGTGGGAGCAGTCCTTCTTTGACGGGCGTCGATACGAGCGGCGGATGTGGCGGCCAGCTTGGCGACGATGGCAGGAGCTCGCCGTCCTCAGCGATGGAGCTCGAGCCGTACACGACGAAGCTCGCGCGCACCCTCTTCAGCGATGTAGAGCAAACCACGGTGTTGCCTGTGAACGACACCGCCGCGCGACCGCTGGGCATGGCTGCGCGCAGCATCGGTGGCTGCAgccacgccgaggaggcggaagaggtGAGCAGCCCCGTCAAGGATGGAACAGCGGGGCTAGGCAGCCGCTCACTGCTCGATTGCAGCGGTGCCCGGCGCCATCGAGCCGACGAGAACGACGGCGAAAACGACGATGACGCGCTGGAGCCAGACTGGATGCGCAACGAAGAGGATGAACAAGCATTGCCATCGTCTGTAGCGATCCGTAGGCACATGGCTTCGCTGCCCACTCGCGTGCCGCTTGCCATGTCGGAGGTGAATCAGTTCGGCATGGCAGAAGGCGCACGCTTCGACGCGTCTCTCGGCGTCGTGTTCGAGTGCAACCGCACACGCAACTTTACGACCCCTTCTTTCCGCGTTATACCACATACGCCGGAGCGCATCCTGGACGCGGCCGACATGGAGGACGATTTCTACATGAACCTCATCGACTGGTCGGCCACGTCAGACGTCCTGTGCGTCGCGCTGCAGAACTGTGTGTACCTGTGGGATGCCAAGACGTGCGGCatcacggagctgccgcgtGTCGTCTCGACCGGTGGCGGGCTTCACGGAGATGGCCGCTCGGGCGATGCACAGCTCGTCTGCGGCCTGAACTGGGCGCCAGATGGGTACCACCTCGCCGTTGGtcgccacagcggcgcggtggAGGTATGGGACGTCGAGACACAGCAAATTGTGCACACGTACCGGCAGCACGCAGACCGCACCGTGTCCCTCTCCTGGGAGCCGCTAGGGGGTTGGCTTCTGGCGTCGGGAAGTCGCGACAGCACTGTCGTTCTGCGTGACGTACGCGAGCGCGACACTTCCAcgtccgcctccgcggcatcgccgtcctcctcctcctccttggccagcgccacggcggtaCTGCGGGCACATGAAACGGAGGTGTGCGGCCTCAAGTGGTCCCCGACGGGGGCAATGCTGGCGAGCGGTGGCAACGATAATCAGCTTCTGCTGTGGGACCGCCGGAGCATCTCGACGgggagccgcagcagcgacaccagTGGGGTCTACCGCCACGGCGAGTGTCAGCCCATCTTTTTCCTGAATAAGCACACCGCGGCGGTGAAGGCACTCAGCTGGAACCCGGCGCAGCCGGCCCTTTTggccagcggtggcggctcgCACGACAAGGCGCTACGCTTCTGGAACTCGCTCACGGGCGAGTGCGTCCACCACATCAATACTGGTAGCCAAGTGTGCGGCGTTGTGTGGAACCGCGTTGGCACGGAGCTTGTCACGGCGCATGGCTACACGGACAACCAGCTTAGCATCTGGCGCTATCCATCCCTGCGGCGCATTGCCAACCTGATTGGCCACACGTCACgtgtgctgcacctcgccCTCTCGGCGGACGGTCAAACAGTTGTATCGGCCGCCGGAGACGAGACGCTTCGGTTCTGGCGCTGCTTCCCGGCGAGCGAGCTGCGTGAGTCGTCGCCGCACCTGCATCGCAGCGCCTATAGCTCTACGAAAGGCTTCTCGTTTAGTTCCTCCACGTATGGAGGAGGCGTAGGAATGAGCCCAGGCGGCACTTCCGCCTCCACGTCCTCCATCGCCCGCGCGCGGGCGGTGGCCACCGCGTCCGGCCGATGCGGCAGCCTATCACAAGGCCGCGACAGCCGCTCGCTCATGAATGAAGAGATTGAGCTGCGATGA
- a CDS encoding inhibitor of cysteine peptidase: MRPKMTAPLTIKDNNKCLNVHVGSTIEIHLKGNPTTGYMWTRAGFGGKEMLSDEHLEVVSKYTPTPVSGPMVGVGGSYTVLVKPLRKGHHTMELVYMRPFEGLKPENERYTLHLDVE; this comes from the coding sequence atgcgACCAAAAATGACCGCCCCGCTCACTATCAAGGACAACAACAAGTGCTTGAACGTGCACGTCGGCAGCACGATCGAGATTCACCTGAAGGGCAACCCTACCACTGGCTACATGTGGACGCGTGCCGGTTTTGGGGGCAAGGAGATGCTTAGCGATGAGCACCTGGAGGTCGTCTCCAAGTACACGCCGACACCAGTCTCGGGTCCTATGGTGGGGGTTGGTGGCTCCTACACGGTGCTCGTGAAACCGCTGAGAAAGGGCCATCACACGATGGAGTTGGTCTACATGCGCCCTTTCGAGGGACTCAAGCCAGAGAACGAGAGGTACACGTTGCACCTCGACGTGGAGTAG
- a CDS encoding protein kinase, putative yields MGCSTSTHASPEADEDAPLKRSVYSASRTSDQVVSGRQNSNKDQTNDACTAVSENPSRTRSSSDTEGRAHGRGIGAIHYPNQLGKDECDGGEDEVVVIPPSADKSTRTRFTFPQRTLLNVGSHTQAGDSGERKRNSITASPSSFTAMQRRLSDGSHGHSSFTTMSPAPPDAKETPLQLTQTRALPTAATIPTACLSISPPQRLSIPANSFAGSSASASGAVALPSQEQHQIETPHVNDGGFSIEWDEEDNTPRGRGIPDSTTMESGPCSVTRGMMAPSGSFGIGVGGGWRSKSPKWIDLSRKRSQSTVSLLSLADTPNNPHVLSSGSDFGRDILGGSHVFGGLATGGGSSRPQSGYAMGRDMCVERFDQQRHSNGLAVFCNQPRECALCRNATAAFACEVCDDFFLCENCRFDLEAVCAVHDPTHAILYMQDNHYNSSRTFGGDSIFSLSGDGGVSSLFYNPCFKCKRVIDDVEPVYRCDQCDYIVCQECFIQHEEPENAMERASSLSAAMAATREEQASCKPLPIESAALVLASGPMPPHEHELKRFQRKSRSNSVHEGAVVTKTRNSGGNKVINDYVVVRQIGHGSYAKVKLVQHVHTQELFALKILRRQKKAAMSGITLGRSRVKSAMAGISEDDLLREIAVMKFIDHPNVVKLKEVIEDVDSQKVYIIMEYCETGPVHVLGDPALPLEQVRQYGADILRGLLHLHSEFLYHRDIKPANCLVNRDSVVKIADFGTCNSQIRTKLAEGTPAFSCPEQVRGEEVSGEVVDSWAFALTVYEMACGTLPVSTTSFVQHRSLLMSKSPVPIPKIGDEPLCDLLAQMLEKDLSKRLLLPAATRHPFFAECHVDVHGAVPGTAPRSIFAVLATSGGSAAAQPQQQQLPSLAELYDKALESVHRGKNLKDCFHGVRALRRVRRKEVETARHSGTGDQVGGGSAGAEKSSAYVMNSRDVCGGSDGSGSDGEDEEGAGRLWVGGRAGHKEEAAAAAAVEEAVEHHLFTQEPKLELAQVTLTAPATLEKLNRLHQVTAEMRLSHNALVRLAPLRLSTFSMLMDIAVTFNRLEAIPQEVLAAPRLVRLDLSHNRIDSIPGSLVTKALFLERLSLHHNLITSVGTTTITVVEPSPVTFRVPTSATATCMGSNMVAVPDASVVSSSITQTSLRGRGGSSRSKVVSVLAAPCLRHVRLSGNPLERLPDALETTHKLQLVLDAIPALMEQWDTHMQADSKPTTSTAAAATGGQSRLPAVIVWDDSFPVRIPSVEPAVWLAVNNVAIYRVQTLRLCQTRRVVLCQCADPRFPNGLFLSEELEVYFAALSKALQDCREQRQQLAVEAPFSLGAPAEAIPSEALPPIVGKAARNYVESYFFVTDDENEEEGGYHSLVSYLYDSLSANIPVLVVVVSSGTSCAVRTNIVAAISTCLTRLRGGDPEQLDAEQAELIVSTMRSLYA; encoded by the coding sequence ATGGGCTGTAGCACCTCCACGCATGCCTCGCCGGAGGCAGATGAGGACGCGCCGCTCAAAAGGAGCGTCTACTCGGCGAGCCGAACCAGCGACCAGGTCGTCTCAGGCCGCCAGAATAGCAACAAGGACCAGACGAATGACGCATGTACCGCGGTCAGCGAGAATCCCAGTCGCaccaggagcagcagcgacacggaGGGGCGGGCGCACGGCAGAGGTATCGGCGCCATCCACTACCCAAACCAGCTCGGAAAAGACGAGTGCGATGGCGGTGAGGATGAAGTGGTGGTCATTCCCCCGTCAGCAGACAAGAGCACGCGCACTCGCTTCACCTTTCCGCAGCGCACTCTGTTGAACGTTGGTAGCCACACGCAGGCCGGCGACTCCGGTGAAAGAAAGCGTAACTCTATCACGGCtagcccctcctccttcacggCTATGCAGCGGCGACTGAGCGATGGCAGCCATGGCCACTCGAGCTTCACAACGATGTCTCCCGCTCCTCCTGATGCCAAGGAGACACCGCTCCAGCTTACGCAGACGCGGGCGCTCCCGACAGCCGCTACCATCCCTACCGCCTgtctctccatctccccgccgcagcgtctgaGTATTCCAGCTAACAGCTTCGCCGGTTCCAGCGCATCCGCCTCAGGCGCtgtcgcgctgccgtcgcaggAGCAGCACCAAATCGAGACGCCCCACGTGAACGATGGAGGCTTCAGCATCGAGTGGGATGAGGAGGACAACACGCCAAGGGGCCGCGGCATTCCGGACTCGACGACAATGGAGTCCGGACCGTGCAGTGTTACTCGCGGAATGATGGCGCCGTCAGGCAGCTTTGGCATCGGTGTTGGAGGCGGGTGGCGCAGCAAGTCGCCGAAATGGATCGACCTCTCCCGAAAACGTTCGCAGAGCACGGTCAGTCTCCTGAGTCTGGCCGACACCCCCAACAACCCGCACGTCCTCTCCAGTGGCAGCGACTTTGGCCGAGATATCCTAGGGGGATCGCATGTATTTGGCGGCCTCGCCACCGGCGGGGGCAGCAGTCGGCCACAGAGCGGCTACGCCATGGGTAGGGACATGTGTGTGGAGCGATTcgatcagcagcggcacagcaaCGGGCTTGCCGTCTTTTGCAATCAGCCTCGCGAGTGCGCGCTCTGCCGgaacgccaccgccgctttCGCCTGTGAAGTATGCGACGACTTTTTCCTCTGCGAGAACTGCCGCTTCGACCTCGAGGCGGTGTGCGCCGTGCACGACCCGACACACGCGATTCTGTACATGCAGGACAACCACTACAACTCCAGCCGCACCTTCGGAGGCGACTCCATCTTCTCCCTGtccggcgatggcggcgtgaGCAGCCTATTCTACAACCCCTGCTTCAAGTGTAAGCGCGTCATCGATGATGTCGAGCCGGTGTACCGCTGTGACCAGTGCGACTACATTGTATGCCAGGAGTGCTTTATTCAGCATGAGGAGCCAGAGAATGCCATGGAGCGGGCATCATCCCtgtcagcagcgatggctGCGACGAGGGAGGAACAGGCTAGCTGCAAGCCATTACCGATCGAGTCCGCCGCTCTCGTGCTAGCATCCGGCCCGATGCCGCCACACGAGCACGAGCTGAAGCGCTTCCAACGCAAGTCGCGCTCTAACTCGGTGCACGAGGGGGCTGTTGTCACCAAGAcgcgcaacagcggcggTAACAAGGTCATCAACGACTACGTCGTGGTGCGGCAGATCGGGCATGGCTCGTACGCGAAGGTGAAGCTGGTACAGCACGTTCACACTCAGGAGCTCTTCGCGCTGAAGATACTGCGGCGTCAGAAGAAAGCGGCGATGTCCGGCATCACCCTCGGCCGCAGCCGGGTCAAGTCCGCCATGGCAGGCATAAGCGAAGATGACCTTCTGAGGGAGATTGCCGTCATGAAGTTCATTGACCACCCCAACGTGGTGaagctgaaggaggtgaTTGAGGATGTCGACTCGCAGAAGGTGTACATCATCATGGAGTATTGCGAGACGGGTCCTGTGCACGTGCTCGGTGACCCGGCGCTGCCTCTCGAGCAGGTGCGCCAGTACGGCGCCGACATCCTTCGTgggctgctgcacctgcacTCCGAGTTTCTCTACCACCGCGACATCAAGCCGGCAAACTGCCTGGTCAACCGTGACAGCGTTGTCAAGATCGCTGACTTCGGGACCTGCAACAGCCAAATCCGCACAAAGCTGGCGGAAGGGACGCCGGCGTTTAGCTGTCCAGAGCAGGTGCGTGGCGAGGAGGTGTCCGGTGAAGTGGTCGACAGCTGGGCCTTTGCGCTCACAGTGTACGAGATGGCGTGCGGTACGCTGCCGGTGTCGACCACGTCCTTCGTGCAGCATCgatcgctgctgatgagcAAGAGCCCCGTCCCCATTCCGAAAATCGGCGATGAGCCTCTTTGCGACTTGCTGGCACAGATGCTGGAGAAGGATTTGAGCaagcgactgctgctgcctgcggcgacgcggcatCCGTTCTTCGCGGAGTGCCACGTTGACGTGCATGGCGCGGTACCTGGCACCGCCCCACGGTCCATCTTCGCGGTGCTCGCCACCAGCGGtgggagcgcagcagcgcagccacagcagcagcagctcccatCGCTTGCCGAGCTGTACGACAAGGCGCTAGAGTCGGTGCATCGGGGCAAGAACCTTAAAGACTGCTTCCacggtgtgcgcgcgttgcgccgcgtgcgcaggaaggaggtggagacggcgcgccacagcggcaccggcgaccAGGTTGGCGGTGGTAGTGCTGgcgcggagaagagcagcgcatACGTCATGAACAGCCGCGACGTAtgcggtggcagcgacggtagcggcagcgacggagaGGACGAAGAGGGCGCTGGCCGCCTCTGGGTGGGCGGTCGCGCCGGTCAcaaagaggaggcggcggcggcggcggcggtggaagaaGCCGTAGAGCATCATCTCTTCACGCAGGAGCCCAAGTTGGAGTTGGCGCAGGTCACTCTCACCGCCCCCGCCACGCTGGAGAAGCTGAACAGGCTCCACCAGGTGACTGCCGAAATGCGGCTGAGTCACAATGCACTCGTGCGccttgcgccgctgcgcctctccaCCTTTTCGATGCTGATGGACATTGCCGTCACCTTCAACCGGCTTGAAGCGATTCCGCAAGAGGTCCTGGCGGCACCACGCCTCGTGCGGCTCGACCTCTCGCACAACCGCATCGACTCTATCCCCGGCTCGCTCGTTACGAAGGCGCTGTTCCTGGAGCGGCTGAGCTTGCACCACAACCTCATAACCAGCGTGGGGACTACAACCATCACTGTCGTAGAGCCGTCCCCTGTCACATTCAGAGTTCCGACGTCAGCCACAGCGACGTGCATGGGGTCGAACATGGTAGCGGTGCCTGATGCTTCTGTTGTGTCGTCCTCGATCACACAGACAAGCCTGCGTGgtcgcggtggcagcagccgtaGCAAGGTGGTGTCTGTCCTAGCGGCGCCGTGCCTGCGGCACGTTCGGCTGAGCGGCAACCCCCTTGAACGCCTGCCCGATGCTCTGGAGACAACGCATAAGTTGCAGCTCGTACTCGACGCCATACCCGCCCTCATGGAGCAGTGGGACACGCACATGCAAGCCGACAGCAAGCCAACGACAtccacagcggcggcagcaacagggGGGCAGAGCCGCCTTCCTGCCGTGATTGTGTGGGACGACAGCTTCCCCGTGCGCATCCCCAGCGTAGAGCCGGCCGTGTGGCTAGCAGTCAACAACGTGGCCATCTACCGCGTGCAGACGCTGCGTCTGTGCCAGACGCGTCGCGTGGTGCTGTGCCAGTGCGCTGACCCGCGGTTCCCCAACGGGCTCTTTCTTAGCGAAGAGTTGGAGGTGTATTTCGCTGCCCTCTCCAAGGCACTGCAGGACTGCcgagagcagcgacagcaatTAGCGGTCGAGGCACCCTTCTCGTTGGGCGCACCGGCGGAGGCGATCCCGAGCgaggcactgccgccgaTCGTCGGCAAGGCGGCGCGCAACTACGTTGAGTCGTACTTCTTTGTCACAGACGACGAaaacgaagaggagggcggctaTCACAGCCTCGTGTCGTACCTGTACGACTCGCTCTCCGCCAATATCCCGGTActggtcgtcgtcgtctcgaGCGGCACCTCGTGCGCCGTGCGCACGAACATTGTCGCGGCCATAAGCACCTGTCTCAcacgcctccgcggcggcgacccgGAGCAGCTGGACGCCGAGCAGGCGGAGCTCATCGTCAGCACAATGCGAAGCCTCTACGCGTGA